In the Actinomycetota bacterium genome, GCGTTCGCTGTCCGGACCGAGGGCGCGGTCGAGGCCAACCCGTTCGTTCGCGTGATCGGCCTCCCGGCCAAGGTCGTTCTCGTCGGAGCGTTGAGCCTGATCGTGTTCCGCGTCCGGCCTCGAGTGCTCGTCTGGCTCACCATCGTCCTCGCCGGCGTGCTCGTCTGGCATCTCGCCGGATTCTGGGCGAGCCCCCGCTGACGGGGCAGGGTGGCGGCTGAGCGCTACCGCCAGGAAAGATTCGTGTGGCATGTCGATTCCGTGGATCCTCGTCCGACGCGTTGGAAGAGACAGGGTTCACACCCGGGCCGAAGCGTCCGGGGCCCGGCTCGAACGGAAAGGAGGCGCGACATGCCCAGGTTCATGATGATGGTGAAGGGAGACCCGCAGCCCGGTCAGATGCCGAGCGAGGAGATCCTGGCCGCGATGGGCAGGTAC is a window encoding:
- a CDS encoding DUF5658 family protein, whose protein sequence is MADKPRRALLLLNALNVVDAMFTAFAVRTEGAVEANPFVRVIGLPAKVVLVGALSLIVFRVRPRVLVWLTIVLAGVLVWHLAGFWASPR